From Mycolicibacterium nivoides, a single genomic window includes:
- a CDS encoding acyl-CoA dehydrogenase family protein, which produces MSDFLSTGTLPDHYAQLAKTVRDFAQSVVAPVAAKHDEEHSFPYEVVSGMADMGLFGLPFPEEYGGMGGDYFALCLALEELGKVDQSVAITLEAGVSLGAMPVYRFGNEAQKQEWLPLLASGKALGAFGLTEAGGGSDAGATKTTAKMDDGHWIINGSKQFITNSGTDITKLVTVTAVTGEREGGKKEISSILVPVPIEGFTAEPAYNKVGWNASDTHPLSFDDVRVPAENLLGERGRGYANFLRILDEGRIAIAALSVGVAQGCVDECVKYAKERQAFGAAIGTYQAIAFKIARMEARAHTARALYYDAAALMLSGKPFKKAASVAKLVSSEAAMDNARDATQIFGGYGFMNEYPVARHYRDSKILEIGEGTTEVQLMLIAREAGL; this is translated from the coding sequence ATGAGCGACTTCTTGTCGACCGGCACCCTGCCGGATCACTATGCGCAACTGGCCAAGACCGTCCGCGACTTCGCCCAGAGCGTGGTCGCTCCGGTGGCCGCCAAGCACGATGAGGAACATTCGTTCCCTTACGAGGTCGTCTCCGGCATGGCCGACATGGGGCTGTTCGGTCTGCCGTTCCCTGAGGAGTACGGCGGCATGGGCGGCGACTACTTCGCGCTGTGCCTGGCCTTGGAGGAACTCGGCAAGGTGGACCAGAGCGTGGCCATCACGCTGGAGGCGGGCGTCTCGTTGGGCGCCATGCCGGTCTACCGCTTCGGCAACGAAGCACAGAAGCAGGAGTGGCTACCGCTGCTTGCCAGCGGCAAGGCGCTGGGTGCGTTCGGCCTGACCGAGGCCGGCGGTGGCAGTGATGCGGGTGCCACCAAGACCACCGCGAAGATGGACGACGGTCATTGGATAATCAATGGCTCCAAGCAGTTCATCACCAACTCCGGCACCGACATCACCAAGCTGGTGACCGTGACCGCCGTGACCGGTGAGCGTGAAGGCGGCAAGAAGGAGATCTCGTCGATCCTGGTGCCGGTGCCCATCGAAGGGTTCACCGCCGAACCGGCCTACAACAAGGTCGGCTGGAACGCCTCCGATACCCACCCCCTGAGCTTCGACGATGTCCGGGTGCCGGCCGAGAACCTGCTCGGCGAGCGTGGCCGCGGCTACGCCAACTTCCTGCGCATCCTCGACGAGGGCCGCATCGCCATCGCGGCGCTGTCGGTCGGTGTCGCACAGGGCTGTGTGGACGAATGTGTGAAGTACGCCAAGGAACGTCAGGCCTTCGGGGCGGCGATCGGCACCTACCAGGCCATCGCCTTCAAGATCGCCCGGATGGAAGCCCGGGCCCACACGGCGCGCGCCTTGTACTACGACGCCGCGGCGCTGATGCTGTCCGGCAAGCCGTTCAAGAAAGCGGCATCGGTGGCCAAGCTGGTGTCCAGCGAGGCCGCGATGGACAACGCCCGTGACGCCACCCAGATCTTCGGCGGCTACGGGTTCATGAACGAATACCCGGTGGCGCGGCATTACCGTGACAGCAAGATTCTCGAAATCGGCGAGGGGACAACTGAAGTGCAGCTGATGCTGATCGCGCGGGAGGCGGGCCTGTGA
- a CDS encoding MaoC family dehydratase: MSAGEAASQKVIEQRGLWFEEFEIGVRYLHRPGRTITEADNVLFTTLTMNTQALHLDAAFSDALPPFNARLVNSMFTLSTLVGLSVAQLTQGTIVGNLGFSEIAFPKPLFHGDTLYAETEITEKRASKSRPGEGIVTFAHTGRNQHGDIVATASRKTMVRMRPEGDS; encoded by the coding sequence GTGAGTGCGGGGGAAGCAGCGTCCCAGAAAGTAATAGAGCAGCGCGGACTGTGGTTCGAGGAGTTCGAGATCGGGGTGCGCTACCTGCACCGTCCCGGGCGCACCATCACCGAGGCCGACAACGTGCTGTTCACCACGCTGACGATGAACACCCAGGCGCTGCACCTGGATGCGGCGTTCTCGGATGCCCTGCCGCCGTTCAACGCCCGGCTGGTCAACTCGATGTTCACCCTGTCGACGCTCGTCGGCCTGTCGGTGGCGCAGCTGACCCAGGGCACCATCGTCGGCAACCTCGGATTCTCCGAGATCGCCTTCCCCAAGCCGCTTTTCCACGGTGACACGCTGTACGCCGAAACCGAGATCACCGAGAAGCGGGCATCCAAGAGCCGGCCGGGCGAGGGCATCGTGACCTTCGCCCACACTGGCCGCAACCAGCACGGTGACATCGTGGCGACGGCATCGCGCAAGACCATGGTGCGGATGCGTCCGGAGGGGGATTCCTGA
- a CDS encoding acetyl-CoA carboxylase biotin carboxylase subunit encodes MTTFNTVLVANRGEIAVRVIRTLHEMGIRSVAVFSDADAGARHVAEADVAVNIGPAAARQSYLNIEAVVAAAQRTGAQAVHPGYGFLSENAEFAAALQAAGIAFIGPPASAIATMGDKIAAKAAVSAFGVPVVPGISRPGLTDEDLIAGAPEVGFPVLVKPSAGGGGKGMRVVEQAADLPGALASARREAAAAFGDDTLFLERFVLRPRHIEVQVLADGHGNVIHLGERECSLQRRHQKVIEEAPSPLLDPATRARIGAAACDTARSVDYTGAGTVEFIVSADAPDEFFFMEMNTRLQVEHPVTEMVTGVDLVEQQVRIAAGEKLAIGQDDIVMTGHAVEARVYAEDPANGFLPTGGPVLGLREPSGPGVRVDSGLAAGTVVGSDYDPMLSKVIAHAADRTAALHKLDRALADTAVLGLTTNTEFLRFLLADPDVAAGRLDTGLLDRRAPDFAPQVVGDVELIAAAACQWINDWSEAGDCLWARPTGWRVGERAPAAFRLRAGDRTDHVYLTGTPEQATATVENGETHTVSAAFVGDRFTVTLDGLRTEYLIAAQLSGGIGQLWLAGTGHSYVVEEVREAPVRPDDEHSGDAELVSPMPGSVVAVGVTNSAEVTAGTTVVTVEAMKMEHALTAPIDGVAELLVAVGDQVKVGQPLARITAHTQENEQ; translated from the coding sequence ATGACGACTTTCAACACAGTCCTCGTCGCCAACCGCGGCGAGATCGCGGTGCGGGTCATCCGCACCCTGCACGAGATGGGAATCCGCTCGGTCGCGGTGTTCAGCGACGCCGACGCCGGTGCCCGGCATGTGGCCGAGGCCGACGTGGCGGTCAACATCGGGCCGGCCGCGGCGCGGCAGAGCTATCTGAACATCGAAGCGGTCGTCGCGGCCGCGCAGCGCACCGGTGCGCAGGCGGTGCACCCCGGCTACGGATTCCTCTCCGAGAACGCCGAGTTCGCCGCCGCACTGCAGGCCGCGGGCATCGCCTTCATCGGACCGCCCGCATCGGCGATCGCCACCATGGGCGACAAGATCGCGGCCAAGGCCGCGGTGTCGGCATTCGGCGTCCCGGTTGTGCCAGGCATATCGCGTCCGGGCCTGACCGATGAGGATCTCATCGCGGGGGCGCCCGAGGTCGGTTTCCCCGTCCTGGTCAAGCCGTCGGCGGGTGGCGGCGGCAAGGGCATGCGGGTGGTCGAGCAGGCCGCCGATCTGCCTGGGGCGTTGGCGAGTGCCCGCCGCGAGGCCGCCGCCGCCTTCGGCGACGACACCCTGTTCCTGGAACGATTTGTGTTGCGGCCCCGGCACATCGAGGTGCAGGTGCTGGCCGACGGCCATGGCAACGTGATCCATCTTGGCGAGCGGGAATGCAGCCTGCAGCGCAGGCATCAGAAGGTCATCGAGGAGGCGCCGTCGCCGCTGCTCGACCCGGCCACCCGGGCGCGCATCGGTGCGGCCGCCTGCGATACCGCGCGTAGTGTCGATTACACGGGTGCGGGCACCGTGGAATTCATCGTGTCCGCCGATGCACCCGACGAGTTCTTCTTCATGGAGATGAATACCCGGTTGCAGGTCGAACATCCGGTCACCGAGATGGTCACCGGAGTCGACCTGGTGGAGCAGCAGGTCCGGATCGCCGCCGGTGAGAAGCTCGCCATCGGCCAGGACGACATCGTCATGACCGGCCATGCCGTGGAAGCGCGGGTCTATGCCGAGGATCCCGCCAACGGCTTCCTGCCCACCGGCGGCCCGGTGCTCGGACTGCGTGAGCCCAGCGGACCGGGCGTGCGGGTGGACTCCGGCCTGGCCGCAGGCACCGTCGTCGGTAGCGACTACGACCCGATGCTCTCGAAGGTCATCGCCCACGCCGCCGACCGGACGGCGGCGCTGCACAAGCTGGATCGGGCGCTGGCCGACACCGCGGTGCTGGGGCTGACGACCAACACCGAGTTCCTGCGCTTCCTGCTGGCCGATCCCGATGTGGCCGCGGGCCGCTTGGACACCGGCCTGCTGGACCGTCGCGCACCGGATTTCGCGCCCCAGGTGGTCGGCGACGTAGAGCTGATCGCCGCCGCGGCTTGCCAGTGGATCAACGACTGGTCAGAGGCCGGTGACTGCCTATGGGCCCGCCCGACGGGCTGGCGGGTCGGGGAGCGCGCCCCGGCGGCGTTCCGGCTGCGGGCCGGGGATCGCACCGATCACGTGTACCTGACCGGTACCCCGGAGCAGGCCACCGCCACCGTTGAGAACGGCGAAACCCACACTGTCAGCGCCGCATTCGTCGGCGACCGGTTCACCGTCACGCTCGACGGCCTGCGGACCGAGTATCTCATCGCCGCACAGCTGAGCGGCGGGATAGGCCAGCTCTGGCTTGCGGGCACGGGACACAGCTATGTCGTCGAGGAGGTCCGTGAGGCGCCGGTGCGCCCCGACGACGAGCACAGCGGCGACGCCGAACTCGTCAGCCCGATGCCGGGATCGGTTGTCGCCGTGGGCGTCACGAACAGCGCCGAGGTGACGGCCGGTACCACGGTGGTCACCGTGGAGGCGATGAAGATGGAGCACGCCCTGACCGCACCGATCGACGGTGTGGCCGAACTACTCGTCGCCGTCGGCGACCAGGTCAAGGTGGGTCAGCCACTGGCTCGAATCACCGCTCACACACAGGAGAACGAACAATGA
- a CDS encoding HpcH/HpaI aldolase/citrate lyase family protein — MAHRAREERIGLSAPGPGWLFCPADRPERFEKAAAAADVVILDLEDGCAAKDRPAARQALIDTPLDPTRTVVRVNPTSTADHELDLKAVAATDYTTVMLAKTEAVDQVTALAPLDVVVLIETPLAALKVAELVPPDNALAVMWGAEDLFAVTGGTANRWPDGTYRDVAQHVRSQTLLAAKAYGKLALDSVYLDIKDLDGLRAESDDAVAVGFDAKVAIHPTQVAVIRSAYAPTDEQIAWARAVLDRVATERGVFQHDGLMVDAPVLRRAERIVALAP; from the coding sequence ATGGCTCACCGCGCACGCGAGGAGCGAATTGGCTTGAGCGCGCCGGGCCCGGGCTGGCTGTTCTGCCCGGCCGACCGTCCCGAGCGGTTCGAAAAGGCCGCGGCAGCAGCCGATGTGGTGATCCTCGACCTCGAGGACGGGTGCGCGGCCAAGGACCGCCCGGCTGCGCGTCAGGCGCTGATCGACACCCCGCTGGATCCGACGCGCACAGTGGTGCGGGTCAACCCGACCAGCACCGCCGACCACGAGCTCGACCTGAAGGCGGTCGCGGCCACCGACTACACCACCGTGATGCTCGCCAAGACCGAGGCTGTCGACCAGGTGACGGCCTTGGCCCCACTGGATGTCGTGGTGTTGATCGAGACCCCGCTCGCCGCGCTGAAGGTGGCGGAGTTGGTGCCGCCCGACAACGCCTTGGCGGTGATGTGGGGCGCGGAGGACCTGTTCGCGGTCACCGGCGGCACCGCCAACCGCTGGCCCGACGGCACCTACCGCGACGTCGCCCAGCACGTGCGGTCGCAGACCCTGCTGGCGGCCAAGGCCTACGGGAAGTTGGCCCTGGATTCGGTGTACCTCGACATCAAGGATCTCGACGGCCTGCGGGCGGAGTCCGATGACGCCGTTGCCGTCGGCTTCGACGCGAAGGTGGCGATCCACCCGACTCAGGTCGCCGTCATCCGCTCGGCCTATGCGCCGACCGATGAGCAGATCGCCTGGGCGCGGGCGGTGCTCGACCGCGTGGCGACCGAGCGTGGCGTCTTCCAGCACGACGGTCTGATGGTCGACGCTCCGGTTCTGCGGCGTGCCGAGCGCATCGTCGCGCTGGCTCCGTAG